TGATTTAGCAAATTGAGCACATGCCAACGAAGGTAATTACCGAACTTTTTTGGGGCTTTCATTGATTAGGCAATTATCAGAATTATCGCTatttaatgaacaaaaataataaatcaggTCACATGTCCGGCAATGAAACACCTGCTGTGAGTTTTGCTGCATTACGACATGGAGTTTGTGGGATCCCACCTGTTTAGTTATAGAAAACATCACTTTCGGTATCTGTTTTTCACTAAactaagttttattttgaactgCCCTTTACACCTTGATGTTATTTGTTATACAAGCTGTTACTTCCAATCTCAGCTACATTTGTTTAGCACTCTGTGGGTCGAACTGGGAGATTGGTTGCCTCGAATTGGGACTATGTGTGTGTCACCAATCTTGGGAAAATACACATCGGTAGCAAACCTTTTTCCTAAATTGGTAATCGGAGCGCTggagtgctgatagatagatCGGCTGCAGTCCGTTCAACTGTCGAGTGGGAAATACGAGACGCGATACTGGGGACCAGCGCTATTGCCCCGATTTGGCTATGGCCGAAGAAATTCCTTATCGCATGCATTCGAttgaagtttattttgtaattcagCTCGCCAAAACCGGCGAAAAAAGAGTGGCAATAGGCAATCGGTGGTGGCGAGAGTGGGAACGAGATAGTGTGTTGTAGAAACGCCGTCAATTGTTTGATTGATAACGAAAAACTGTTTCTTGTTTCCACTTCTGATTCGACTTCTTTATCGGGCACATATACTCCTCTTTTCGCTCGCCATTCGTTCTAATTATTTCGTGATTCCTCATTAATTGCTGTTTGCGGGCGTGACATGTGATGGGTGGTTAGATAGACAACCTTCCACTCACTCCATAAATAATCACTAGAATATATTTAGTAATCCTATTAATTATAGGTACACAAATTGGGCCTTTTGACTGTAAATGATTGAGTTTTAATTGGActactacattttttttgttttgcttcttTGGCGTATCTAATAACAGAAAGCCTACAAAGTATCAGCCTCGAAAACTCTACTTGTTCCATTCAAATTGGATAGATAAGTCTCTTCTTCACGACAAATTTAATCTGAGGTGTGAGTAATTTACATTTCGAACAACTTTTAAGCGGTCTTTATGCATAAACGATCTGCTGCCATTgtgtaaaaaaacaatatttaaagtcGATACTTTTGAGTGCACACTCACCCAAAAACCCAAATgacctcaaaaaaaaaaacaaaattgcctatatttaatgaataaagatctaaaaatttttgaaattaacaaAGATGTCccaattttaaagaaaaatttatttaatatggcGCTAAAGCCATACAATTTAAGTCAATTTTAACACCTTTAGGTCATTACTCCTAAgaattaagtaattttaaattttttttggtcatTTGGGTCTTTGCTGATTGTAGCCAGCTATGCTTATTATcgattttattataattccaGATATATTTTTGGTCATAACACCGTCACCCCAAAAGATTATTCAAGAAGACgcaaattttaatgtttttcagtgtcttttttgttatttaaataacattatttttaaaagtcgcTTTTgagttgttttgttttgtaaccAAAGCGTTAAGCGTCTAGTGTTTGTCgaactttaaatttatcaaaGTTAAAACTGAAGGGCTCCTCGATTGTTTAGCCAGGTAAGAATGGCGCTGACATGTTTCTTGTAGCGGGCATTGGAGTACATGGCCATCTTGAGGCCATCGCCATCATCCGATTCGGTGACGAAATCGGTCAAATTGGCATCCTCGGTGCGATCGAGCAGCACCGGCGGGCAGAGCATCAGAACAGTGTGATACCCTACAATCAGGGAAAACAAAAcccttattatttttttactttcggAAAGCGCTTTTCTAACTCGCCAACTCGTCCATATTTCAACACCTGAGTGTGCAGAAACCGCAGCGAGGGGGTCTTCTCTTGAGGGTACTTCAGCAATCGCAAGTGCTCGACCAAATGTTCATGATAGTACTTGATAAAGTAATCGAATTGACTCAGTTTTATTTCGAATTTCGTCGATCCGAGAAGGAAATAAATCAGATCGTGGGCCACACAGGCCACCTTGGGCAGTTGAAGGTCCACAAAATAGGTTTCGGCTGGTTCGGGGGATTCTCCCTCGTACCTGAACATAATGTTGTTGGTCCAGCAATCTCCGTGATTCAAAGCATTAAAATCCTCCGGATCGGGGTGGTTCATGGCATACATAAGATCCACGATCTTTGGCTGGATTTTGTGCTGCAAAGATCATTGATAAACATAAAGtacattaaatatatagtatTAATATACATGCCACTGCTTCGCTATATTCTTCATAACTCTCGTAAAGTGAAAGACACTTGAGTAGGTATTTTCCCAAGGTTTCCGCCACCTGTTCGATGTTTTCCTTCATGGCATCGGCATAAGTGGGTTGCAAGTAGTTCTGGGTGTAAGGACCCTTGAGATGAATCCTGTTGGCCGAGGCCGCATGCCACTGGGCCATCTTCTTCAGAACACTTTTGGTGTGGGCCATATCAAGACCCTCCAGGCGATCGACGTTCTTAAAGCCGAAAGGACGTAGGTCCTGCAGCAGAACGTAATTATCGGGTACGTCGATTTTATAAGCCTTGGCCCCGAAGCTGACATTCATGCCCAGATCCTTGTACATATTTTCCAATTCGGGTTTTACTTGCAAAAATACATCTCTTTCCACATCGAAcatgttgtttttctttagGATCTCACGGTACAGCTCGAAATCGTGCGGCGTCTTcagcatatagctctcattTTCGATGGTTTGATCTGATGACGAAATGCTGGTGaatattgaaattgtttgCCCATTGCAATGACTCACCCTTCAGTTCAACTTCAAAGTGGAGGCGTAGCATAATGGTGGAGTAGTTTTCTCCTGGCTTGAGACCAGCCACCGGCTTGAAGCTCTTGATTCCCACATACCCATCGCCGAATCGCTCGttcaacaatttttcaaataggTCTGCCTTCAGCCAGACTGGCACTGGAACCGAACTTGTCTCCTCCGGCATTGTAAACAAACTGCGTGCTGGTTTGCCGGCCGGTGGTAACGAAATATAAGAGCGCAAAGTTAAATATTACTCTGCTGAGAGCGTTTTTGCCAAAACAAAGGCCGATCAGAAAGCTTTGAAAGCTTGTTGCGAGAATAAACAAAGAGTGCAGGCGAAAGAGAgtttgcaaacaattttttttgttaagtctTCAAaccaaacatatttaaattcatatgCCTGCATATATACAGACCCAAAAAGACAATGCGtggaaatataatatatatgtgttATATACAGCACATAACAAATTgtacataaatacatacagCAAAACCCCAAggtatttaacaaaatttcaagtgaacgaaattaatttttggtcTGTTTGTATTACGGAAACAAATTTGGTTCATTTGCaataaaacacacaaaactAAATGTACCTACAAGCCGAAACTACAAAGTAACTAACTTACTTGTAAGTAAAATCTTTAGTATTCTTTGTTATTACAAGaatttatgtatttgtattttaattctttaaaatggTAATTAAAGTATTCAATATATTTGCAGGTTTGAAAATATATCAGAATAATAGCAAATTGCTTTTTTCCGGGtagaagaaaaacaataaaatgtttatcattttgtttttattattacagaCATTATCAGTTAAAGCTTGCGAAAGTCAACAGTATGCAACCTCTTATCTACTAAATAAACACTTAGCTTCTTatcattacaaaaaaaaatttaaaaatttgcgtTTCCTAGCTACAGTCCAAAACAGATATGAGAGGTTATATTAGAATCGATTGGCTTGGAGTACTTCTACTCCAGAGCACCTCCATGTTGGAGCCAAGGCAAAAGGACTTTCATGTGATTGTGGAACCTGGGATTTTCATAAAGCGATTTCTTAAAGTTGGAGTCGTCATCGCCAAGGACCTTGTCGAAGTCAGCGCCGTCTACGGGATCCAGCAGAACATATGCCATTATGGTTGAGGAGCAAACAAATGCTGTAATATTGacttatttgtattaatttttatgtataaGTAAACAGGCCGCTTACCCCATCCACTATACTTATTAAGATCACGGCGAATGCTTCTTAAAGTTGGCAGTGTCTTGGAGTAATTCAGCAGTTTGAGGTGCTTAACCAATTCAGAGTGGTAGAACCAAATGAAGTAATCGAATTTCGATATTTTGACATCTAAACTTGTAGAGGACAGCAGAAAGTAATACAAATCCTGTGCCACTGATCCCCACTTGGGGACTTGCAGATCCACGAAATAGGTGTCCTGTATGTCGTTTTTGTCATTGTACTTGAACATAATGTTATTGGCCCAGCCATCGCCGTGGTTCAGAGCATTGAACTCATCTGGTTTCGGATCGTTTAGTTCCCCAACAATATCCAAGATTTTGTCGGATGCAATGTGCTGTAGCGAACGGAGGAAAATAAGATACTGAGATAAAGATACGGTAAGATAAGTCTACCCACCAAATCCTTTATGTAAGCCTTATAGTCTTGGCACAAATCAACATGGTTCAGGAAAACTTTCACGCTGCGATTACAGAAGGCATCCACTATTTCCTCGTTCTTCAGGAAACCAGTCGTAAACTTCTCCTCATAAGGCCCTTTTGTGGCCACTCGGACAGCAGATGCCGCATGCCATTGGGCAAACTTCTTTAGGACACTTTCGGTATGAGCCTGGTCCATGCCATCAAGGCGGTTGATGTTCTTGAAACCCAGTGGCCTGAGGTCCTCCAACAGAACATAGTAATCGCTAGCTTCTATCTCGTAGGCCTCTGCTCCGAACTTTACTTCCAAGCCTACATCCCGGTAAAGCTGCTCCAGTTCGGGCACCACTTCCAGATACATTCCCCGCTCCACATCGAAAATATCCGTCTTTTCTATCATTTTGCGATACAGCTCAGATTGATGAGGAGTTTTAAGCATGAATGCCTTTGTTGTTTGCAATTTATCTGGAGAATATAGTCGAAGAATTTGCATAAGCTAAggagtttaaaaaaaaaaaacaataaaaaaaggtaaatgGTTAAGGCGCCAGTTAAGCGTAGAAAAACCTTTTGTCTCCACATCCAGCTCCACTCGAAGCATTATGGTGGCATAGTTCTCGCCAGCAGCCACTCCTGCTTCAGCTCTCATTGCTTTGGTCTCCTTAAAATCCTTGATCTCTTTTATAAGCAGATCTTTAAAGACTTCTGGCTTAATCCAGTCTGGAATTGCCACCTCCCTTTGGCTAATACTTTCATCCTCCGTCTGGGGCGGCATTTTGGACTAATCTCGTTGACTTCAGCAGACTAAGTGGATGCTTCGCGTACTAGGCTCATCTGTTAAATACTGTCGTGTGTAATAAATTACCAATTAAGCTGTAAACCTTATCTCTTACCCAAGCAGCCTATTTAAAATTCGTTTGTGCAAAAGTGACAAGGCAGACAGCCAGTGGGTGTGTCTATCATTCGTTTGTTAAAACAATCCGCAGATAAGATTCTCATCATGACAGAGCACTTGCTGAGGTATTGGTAGAATACTTTAGTAATAACACGCTTAAAAGTTATGTGATGAATAGCTGATCTTTCAGAGGAAATTAACCATTTTGCTCAGGCAAATACAGTTTACAACCCATACAATTTGTTATTGTATAAGTTatatttcctacatttttattattacggGATCCAGTATCTCATTCTTGTCATTGTACTTactctttatttaataacCTATGATTGGCCGGAGCTATCTGATGATTTCTTCAATAATTAgtgcttaaatatattttctttgacGGCTACTTAAGCATCAGAAAATGGCTTTGTTcccaaattttttgtaaacattcaattaaaattattttattgaataaaatagATGTTATTCCATTAAcgaattaatgtttttttttaaagtacaaTTTGAAATTCTATTCCAAGGCCCCTTTGTCTGGGGCGGCATTTTTGGAATATCTTCTGGACGTGACGGCGGTTACTGAGAACTTTTTCAACTAGGCCCCTCATTTATAGTTAGTACTTTGGCTGTATATCACCACTGGCAGTCTAAATTGCACTTTGACAATGCAGGTTTTTCCTCTTTAGTTCCTTACTTTATATATGTAAGTACATACGAAATATTAGTTTGGCTAATACCATaccttaaattatattttaatcttgGAATTATAGATTTAAGGAGTAAACTTTATTCGGAATAGAACTAAAGCAAAGTTTATTGTTGCAAAATCGATTTGATAGtttactatattaaaaaaaaataaaggtaagatcaaagtgtttttttttgagtaaaaTACaagtaaagttaaataaaaacatggcCCTTAATCTTACTcaccttaaattaaattaaaatcattaaataagTGTAGTGTGCGACTTTAACTTAAACAAACAACTATAAAATGTCagtaacttttgttttttaattgttctaatttttttgtaaaagtgTCAAGTCAtgaactttttgtttgtgagTAAACAGAACAATTTGTATAGAGAAACTATAATATAAGCTTTACAAGcttttgttttcagttttgttttgctacCACTTTCGCACATTACCTTATATGGCATAGGTTTTATACCACTCTCTTTCCTTACTAATCATACTTGTAGGTTTCTTTTTTGACAAGCTTTGTAGTTAGCTTAATAGtagtaaaaaaaacgtatCAAGAAAAGCAGAGAgaatcaaataattaagtttggtttgttttgctatgtaatttttttttttgcctgtaTATAGCTTATTTCTTCAATCTTCTTTTACCTATAATCTTCTACTAAGGTTTGTATCTGCCTGCAAATAAGGCAGCAGATTCCCAACAAAGATTTTGATTCAACTCAATAAGTTtaacctttttaatttttattacgtTTCTAGATGTTTGATTGATAACCATCATTATCATAATAGCTTTTTCTCTAGAAATCTTTTTTTCATGGTGATTTTGGTTAAATGATTGAAGTTTGAAGTTTTTCGTTTATTAATACTCGTTGCCATTATCGTACACAGATATAGATAATACTATCATGGGGTTCCATTTAATTATGAATCAATTCGGATTGTTTATTGTGCAAAACTGGAAATTGTTTAGATTGAAGTTTTAGATGTCCAAAGCGCCACGATTAAGCAGCCAGGGCATGATCGTTTCAATGTGTTTCCGGTACCGCGCATTGTTGTAAAGCTGCATCTGGAAATTCGTTCCATCTTCAGTATCACTAACAAAATTCTCAAAACTTGCTGTGTCCGTGGGATCCAAGAGAACGGCGGCCATCACACCAATTGCCACGGAATAGCCTGAATTACGAAATATTTAATAGGAAGTTAATGATTTAAACTCCTTAGAAATGCTTACCGAAAAATCCATATTTAAAAAGCGCCAAATGAATATCTCGCAGGCTTGGGATGGGCTTTGTGTATTTCAAAATCTCCAGGTGCTCAACCAGGTGTTCATGGTAAGTCTTAACATAGTAATCGAATTTGGAGAGCTTATCCTCTAGTTTTGTGGAAGAGATCAGGAAGTATAACAGGTCCTGGGCGACGGTACCATATTTGGGGATCTGGTAGTCGACCATATAGACCTCCTTGATCTTTCCAAAAGCATCGTATTGGAACATTATATTATTCGACCACGAATCGCCGTGGTTTAGCACATTGAATTCTGTTGGATCGACCTTGGCGAAATCGAAAATTTTATCGACAAATACAGGATTTAGGGCTTTCTATTCAAAGATGGagcaataaaaacattactatgttaatttaatacttaaagCATTTATTACTTACGACTTTGTCTATAAAGATCTCTTTTCCTTCGTAGGTCGCACAACTTTTGACAAAATTCGCACCCATTCCGTTCATCATTTCAGTCATCATCGGACGGCCGTCCTCCCTAAAATAGCCATGCAACACGCCATCAGGATACGGACCTTTGGTGGCCACTCGCACCGCCGATGCAGCATGCCATTGGGCTAGCTTTTGAAGAACTCTTTCTGTATGCGCTTGGTCCAGTCCTTCCAGGCGGTTGGCATTCTTAAATCCCTTGATTCCCAGATCCTCCAGGACCACATAATCGGTTTTGGCATTCTTAAGATCATAGCTTTTGGCTCCGAAAGTGATATCCACATCAACTTCTTTATAAATAGCCTCCATTTCAGGAACCACCTGGTTGTACATTGTGCGTTCGACGTCAAAGATGTTGTTCCTTTTCATCATCTCCTGGTATATTTCAAGTTGGTGGGGTAGCTTGACCATATAAGAAACAGATTTCGATTTGCCATCTAAGAAAGAGAAGTCAAAAGCTTTGTCGTATTCCATCCACATTGACTTACCCTGTAGTTCCACTTCGATGTTAACTCGGAGCATTATAGTGGCATAGTTTTCACCTGCCGCAGATCCACTATCTGCTTTAAAACTCTTGACCTTTGAATACCCCTCCACATTTGCCTTCAGAACATCTTCGAATAATTCTGCAGTGACCCAATCGGGAATTTTAATAGCCGCCATTGTAGCTAAtcggtttttgttgttctaaagaaaacaataaaacaagtATACGCCTTGTTGCTCTAAAATTGACTGGCGCCAAGTAGGGAGGATCGATGGTCTTATATAGAGAAGCTTTCAAATTTGGTTTAAGAGCCACACAGCTTTTTCTCAGTCTTCTCTCCATAATATTTATGTTCACAGTAATTCTCTCTCCATGAAATGATTTGCTTGTTGTTGACTGACTTAAAAATTGcagtcaaatatttttgtatcttCTCAGTAGCTTTCTATTCGATTTTTAGAAAGAAGGGATTTCTCTTGATCTTCTCTCTCAAACTTATTTCTCTCCCCTCAAAAAGCTTTAACTGTAAGCCAACGTGCCCATTAATGGAGTGGCATGAGTAAACATAACAAAGAGTGGTTAAATGTTGAAAAACCGAAATTAGCAACTGTTTTCCTTAACGTCTTTAAATTAGTTATCTTTCATATcgcgaatttaaaaaaaaaaagaagaaattagCAGCAcctatttttaagttttaattttctttaaattaattgatttggTACAACCTAATAAAATACTAAGAAAACTATAACAAAAAAGTGACATAAAAGTGAAAACGACATCAGCAACCTTCGTAACTGTTTTTGTGTGAAAAAATATTGAGAGAACTGCAGAGTATATGCTTTTAAACCAAACTTACTttgagttttgttttgctaCACTGTTTGCttataacttatttttggTTATATACTCTAAACCTTCTTTCGTACAATCATATCTATGCTCACGAATTCCCCAAACAATATAATTTGTGTTtgaaaatacatacatatgcatttAAGTTCATAGACCTTTTTTTTGGTTCGCTACCATATAATCTGgagttgaattttaaattgttgtttactCCCATTTTGGCAAACCCTTTACACCCACGAATTCAACTTATCATGAATGGTTTAACAGAATAATTGAACTCGCTATTAATACTTGTGTCCACTATCGCACGTAGGTGCAGATAACACTATCATGTGGTCGCATTTCTTTCTGACTCAACTTTTAGTGTTTATTGTGTAAAATTTGAAAGTATGCACTATTAGATGTCCAGGGAGCCACGATTCAGGAGCCAGGGCATAATCGCTTGAATGTGTTTGCGGAACCGGGGACTGTTGTAAAGCTGCATCTGGAAGTCCAGTCCCGCTTCAGTCTCACCCATAAAGTTCTCAAAACTGGCTGTATCCGTGGGGTCCAAGAGAACGGCGGCCATCACACCAGTGGCCACGGAATATCCTGGGGAAAATTATATCAATATACACCATTTTATGCgcaaaattttgatttaagaaCTTACCGAAAAAGCCATATTTAAAGAGCGCCAAGTGAATGTCTCGCAGACTGGGAATCGGCTTTGAATACTTTAGAATCTTTAGGTGTTCTACAAGGTTCTCATGATAAACCTTAATATAGTAATCAAATTTGGAAAGTTTATCCTCTAGCTTTGTGGACGAAATCAAGAAATAGAGCAGGTCCTGGGCAACGGTACCATATTTGGGGATCTGATAGTCGACCAAATAGACCTCCTTGATCTTTCCAAAAGCATCGTATTGGAACATTATATTATTCGACCACGAATCGCCGTGGTTTAGCACATTGAATTCCGTGGGATCGACCTTGGCGAATTCGAAGAGCTTATCGACAAACACCGGCTGTAGAGCTTTCTAATAAAAGATGGAgaaattaaaagcatattGGATATTTCAAGTGTTTACTACTTACGACTTTGTCTAGAAACACTTCGTAACCTTCGTAGGTGACACAGCTTTTGACAAAATTGGCTCCCATTCCTTTCATCATTTCGGTCATCATTGGGCGAGAATCCTCCTTAAAGAAGCCGTGTAAGAGGATATCAGGATACGGACCCTTGGTGGCCACTCGCACCGCGGAGGCAGCATGCCATTGGGCTAGCTTTCGAAGAACTCTTTCAGTGTGCGTTTGGTCAAGTCCTTCCAGGCGGTTGGCATTCTTGAATCCCTTGATTCCCAGATCCTCCAGGGCCACATAATCGGTCTTCGCATTCTTGAGATCATAGCTTTTAGCTCCGAAAGTGATATCCACACCCACTTCTTTATAAATAGCCTCCATTTCAGGAACCACCTGGTTGTACATTGTGCGTTCGATGTCAAATATGTTGGTCCGCTTCATCATCTCCTGGTAAAACTCCAGTTGGTGGGGTAGCTTGACCATGTACGACACAGATTTTGATTTGCCATCTAAGAATAAAAGTTAGACATTTTTCTCGCAGTTCACTCTCATTGACCTACCCTGTAGTTCTACTTCGATGTTAACTCGGAGCATTATAGTGGCATAGTTTTCTCCTGCCGCAGATCCAATATCCGCCTTGAAATTcttaacttttgaataccctTCCACATTTGCCTTGAGAACATCTTCGAATAGTTCTGCAGTGACCCAATCGGGAATTTTACTACCAGCCATTGTCgataacttttgttttttaatgaaacttaTAACAAGTATACGCCTAGTTGTACTAGAGTGGGTTGACTGAGGACAGGCATGAAAGATCCCTAGTTTTATATCTGTCGCGGAGCTTTCATAAGTTCGTAGAACAAGTGGCTTTTTTCAGTCTTTACTAACAAGCTTTTCTAATTGCACTTCACCTAATTTTCTCCCAGCCCAAACAAGTTTTTGCCATGTCAATTTACCTGTAGTCCGTACTGATCACATATATActttgttaatatatattacgATGTGTGGCTGTAAACTTTGAACTAAATGGAAATTGTGTAATTGTAATAAATGGATTAATATTTGAAACAATTATTTTGGTGTGATGCGTTACCTTTATGAGCATAccttaatttagaaaaaaggTAACTCTATAAGAAAAATCGTTCTctatatttgatttattttaattatggtTTAGAGCTCCATGAGCCAGAATGCAGCTTTAAGCTTCTAGTGTCGGAATGTCGGCGTCTCATCAAGATATAATATGATATAATTTCTAGTCGATATCCAGTGCGCCGCGATTGAGAAGCCAGGGCAAGATGGCCTGGATGTGTTTTCGGTACCGAGCATTACTATACATTTTCGTTTGGAATTCCTTTCCCTCGGCGGAGTCGCCTGTAAAGTTCTCAAAACAGGCGTCTTTTGATGGATCTACGAGAACGACTGCCATCACACCAGTGGCCACGCAATATACTGGAAAAGGAATCAAGAATTCACAGtttataaatgaaatttaaactgataAGCCAAATTTTACTCACTGAATAGTCCGTACTGAAACAACGTCTTGTGAATGTCTCGCAAGCTTGGCATTGGCTTGGAGTATTTGAGAATCTTAAGATGCTCCACTAAATTATCATGGTAAACCCTAAGGTAGTAATCGAATTTGCTCAACTTGTCTTCCAGTTTCGTGAAAGATATCAGGAAGTAGATCAAGTCATGAGCCACAATTCCGTACTTCGGCACCTGATAATCGACCATATACACCTCCTTGACCTTTCCGAAATCATCGTACTGGAACATAAAGTTATTCGACCAGGAGTCGCCATGATTCAGTACATTGAATTCCGTGGAATCAACTTTGCCCATCTTGAACATCTCGTCTAATATCACTGGCTTCAGGGCTTTCTAATTgaatataagaaatatatcATAAGaaaggatttaaaaataatagtaacgACTTACGAGTTTGTCTATATATGCCTCGTTACCTTCATAGGTGGCACAGCATTTCAGGAATATCTCACCCATCCCGTTCATCATTTCGTTTATCTTCGCCCTGTTTTCCTCCTTGAAGAAGCTCTTTAGGACGCCTTCCGGATACTGCCCCTTTGTGGCCACTCGCACTGCGGTTGCAGCATGCCACTGGGCCATTTTTCGGAGGACTCCCTCCGTATGCGCTTGATCGAGTCCATCTAATCGGCTGGCATTCTTAAACCCTTTGGTGCACAGATCCTCGAGAGCTATGTACTCGCTCTTGGCATTTCTTAGTTCATAGCTCTTGGCGCCAAATGTGACCTCCACACCGGCTGCCTTGTATAGAGCCTCCATTTCGGGAACAACCACTTTGTACATTGTGCGCTCGATTTCGAAGATGTTAATGTGCTCCATCAATTCCTTGTGAACATCATTTTGATGTGGTAACTTAACCATGTACGACACATGTTTGTTTGTTCCATCTACAAGGGATAAGTTTGGAATCAGCAAGTGTTAATAATTGCCAAGCAACTCACCTAGCAGCTCCACTTCGATATTTACTCGGAGCATAATTGAGGCGTAGTTTTCTCCCGCTGAGGATCCGTTTTCCGCATTAAAACTTCTGACTTTTGAATATCCCACCACATTCGACTTAAGAACATCTTCGAATAGTTCCTCTCTGACCCAATCCGGAATTTTACTAGCACCCATTGTAGATATCCGCTACTTTTGTGTTTCAATAAACAAGAACAAGTATACATATAGTTGTACTAGAGTGGGCTTACTGAAGCCAGTCATGATATATCCCTAGTTTTATATCTTTCGGGGAGCTTATTTAAATACGTACAAGCTTT
This genomic window from Drosophila gunungcola strain Sukarami chromosome 3R, Dgunungcola_SK_2, whole genome shotgun sequence contains:
- the LOC128251773 gene encoding uncharacterized protein LOC128251773 codes for the protein MAAIKIPDWVTAELFEDVLKANVEGYSKVKSFKADSGSAAGENYATIMLRVNIEVELQDGKSKSVSYMVKLPHQLEIYQEMMKRNNIFDVERTMYNQVVPEMEAIYKEVDVDITFGAKSYDLKNAKTDYVVLEDLGIKGFKNANRLEGLDQAHTERVLQKLAQWHAASAVRVATKGPYPDGVLHGYFREDGRPMMTEMMNGMGANFVKSCATYEGKEIFIDKVKALNPVFVDKIFDFAKVDPTEFNVLNHGDSWSNNIMFQYDAFGKIKEVYMVDYQIPKYGTVAQDLLYFLISSTKLEDKLSKFDYYVKTYHEHLVEHLEILKYTKPIPSLRDIHLALFKYGFFGYSVAIGVMAAVLLDPTDTASFENFVSDTEDGTNFQMQLYNNARYRKHIETIMPWLLNRGALDISKMPPQTEDESISQREVAIPDWIKPEVFKDLLIKEIKDFKETKAMRAEAGVAAGENYATIMLRVELDVETKDKLQTTKAFMLKTPHQSELYRKMIEKTDIFDVERGMYLEVVPELEQLYRDVGLEVKFGAEAYEIEASDYYVLLEDLRPLGFKNINRLDGMDQAHTESVLKKFAQWHAASAVRVATKGPYEEKFTTGFLKNEEIVDAFCNRSVKVFLNHVDLCQDYKAYIKDLHIASDKILDIVGELNDPKPDEFNALNHGDGWANNIMFKYNDKNDIQDTYFVDLQVPKWGSVAQDLYYFLLSSTSLDVKISKFDYFIWFYHSELVKHLKLLNYSKTLPTLRSIRRDLNKYSGWAFVCSSTIMAYVLLDPVDGADFDKVLGDDDSNFKKSLYENPRFHNHMKVLLPWLQHGGALE
- the LOC128258977 gene encoding uncharacterized protein LOC128258977, translated to MGASKIPDWVREELFEDVLKSNVVGYSKVRSFNAENGSSAGENYASIMLRVNIEVELLDGTNKHVSYMVKLPHQNDVHKELMEHINIFEIERTMYKVVVPEMEALYKAAGVEVTFGAKSYELRNAKSEYIALEDLCTKGFKNASRLDGLDQAHTEGVLRKMAQWHAATAVRVATKGQYPEGVLKSFFKEENRAKINEMMNGMGEIFLKCCATYEGNEAYIDKLKALKPVILDEMFKMGKVDSTEFNVLNHGDSWSNNFMFQYDDFGKVKEVYMVDYQVPKYGIVAHDLIYFLISFTKLEDKLSKFDYYLRVYHDNLVEHLKILKYSKPMPSLRDIHKTLFQYGLFIYCVATGVMAVVLVDPSKDACFENFTGDSAEGKEFQTKMYSNARYRKHIQAILPWLLNRGALDID
- the LOC128258985 gene encoding uncharacterized protein LOC128258985, coding for MAGSKIPDWVTAELFEDVLKANVEGYSKVKNFKADIGSAAGENYATIMLRVNIEVELQDGKSKSVSYMVKLPHQLEFYQEMMKRTNIFDIERTMYNQVVPEMEAIYKEVGVDITFGAKSYDLKNAKTDYVALEDLGIKGFKNANRLEGLDQTHTERVLRKLAQWHAASAVRVATKGPYPDILLHGFFKEDSRPMMTEMMKGMGANFVKSCVTYEGYEVFLDKVKALQPVFVDKLFEFAKVDPTEFNVLNHGDSWSNNIMFQYDAFGKIKEVYLVDYQIPKYGTVAQDLLYFLISSTKLEDKLSKFDYYIKVYHENLVEHLKILKYSKPIPSLRDIHLALFKYGFFGYSVATGVMAAVLLDPTDTASFENFMGETEAGLDFQMQLYNSPRFRKHIQAIMPWLLNRGSLDI